TTGGGGcctatattttctttctaaaattttcttgaacGGATGTTCGATGGTTTTTGATATGGAACTAGCTTTGATGAGATCGTCCAATTCTACTTGGACATCGTTGGTGCCTCGGACGCGCTGTAGCATTTGTTTGGCCTTGTGATGGTCGCTGCTGCGTTGGATCAGGCTGTTGGGTGTTTCCGGGAGGAAAAGAGCACCCAATGTAAGAATGGAGGCTGGAACGGCTGCCATTGCTAGAGAGATTCGCCAGCCCCAGCCTGCTTTGATCTTTTCTGTACCAAAGTTGATGATGTTTGCTGATAGAGCACCGATGCCAATACTGAATTGGAAACCATTGTTGATTGCGCCTCTGTATTTAGGTGGGGACATTTCAGAGAGATACAAGGGGACTGCCTGTAAAATTTACGGGATAATTCGTAAGAGGACTAAAATCAGTTCACCCAAAATAATTCATTACATATAAAGGAAAAGTTATAAGAATGCTACCTGGTTTGCAAAACCGACCCCAACTCCGAGCAAGACGCGACCAAGTATAAGCATGTAGACATTGAAAGCTGCACCGCCAAGGGCTGCACCCGCAAGGAAAGCAGCGCCTCCAGCGAAGATTGATGGCATGCGTCCCAGGGCTCTAGTGACCGAGGAAGCGAAGAAAGTTGTCACAAGGCCAGCCACGTAGAGTGAGGATGTGAAGGAAGTCAACAATTGGCTATCATACTTGCAGTAATTGCTAATCTTGGTATCTTTTTTCATCTTAGTGTACACCTCTGGGAAGAACTTCTTGAGAAATGACTCCATAGAGGTGACTCCACCTTCAAAGTAAATTGTCCAAGTACAAACGTTTGATATTTTCTACAATGGCTAAACACAATTTCCACAACCAATGACAATGACAATTGAGCCATCCTGCTCACCACCTGATATACTAGTACTGAATATGCATGAAAGAACAGTAATTTTGAGCTCGCAATGTGTTAATTTTGGTAATTAATTATAGtgcaaattataaaaattctacTAGTTTGACTACTGTAAAAAGTGTATTTTCCcattttctcatgaaaaaagtaagattttgcatccaaaatccaaaaatcatcACCCTTCTTTCAATTTACACACACAATGAACTAATTCTTGAATGTAAAATCTTAATCACTTAATGGAGGGTGTTTGTTCCTTTCTTTCTTGTGAAAGGATAGAAATCTTTTTAGTAGTTGCTTGGAATCAACACATTATATATAGATGGAACAGCTAGCAATGGAATGTTCCTTTAGATATAACTAATAATACATGATGATATCAGCTGGGATATAAAGTCGCACATAAACTGGCCGGAAACAACCAAAACTCCAATATACAATCCTAAAGCATACAAAGTTTAGTATGAATTAATGGTTGCATATCTCATTGCATCAGTACTTGTACAGACCTGAAATTCCAATATCATAGCCGAAGAGAACTCCTCCCATGGCGGCCATCATACAAGACAGGACTACAAACCGGGTTATCCTCCCATTGTACTGGCTGCCCTCACCTACAATTGCTAATCCCACTGCCATGGCCTTTTCCAAGCTCACTGCACGCACAAGAGACTCGGTTATGGATAGAGAAGTAAAGAAGCAGAAGCAGTCTTCGTTGACTGGTAGTGGGCAGCATGCATTATTGATGTTGATCTCAATTTTGGAAGTAACCATGAATGCTGCATAatcgtcaaaaaaaaaaatctaaacaacgtagaatatagatattttttgtgCACTTTATTCGCGCATGTGGGTTTGAATTATATGGGGTTATGCCAAGTTTGGAGCCTTATGTAATGGGCTTCGCTATCAGACACTGAGACACGTcatgtttaaaaaaagaaaaatcaaagcacGACCCATGGACTTATTAGctagaaaaaatctatataacTTATTATTCACACAATTTCTATgtaccacatttttttaattttttattatttttttatcaaatatttaatatatgaataatgaatataagaattaaattagtttaaaacgagtaaattcaaaaaaattttaaattttcaaaaaatgtggTGTGCCCAATTGAAAAGATTGTGTAGCATTTACTCTATTAGCTATCAGCCTAGCCCGAGATAACTGTTGAATGGAAAGAGGACAAAAAGTTTCCGTACGCAACAAATACAGTATTCTCCATGAATAGGCAATTAAGTGCCAGTCGGACTAGTTCGACTATTGCCTATAGGCCTAGGGTCCAAGCCCATTTTATTAGATGGACTTTCATTTCATTACTTACGAACGAAGGCAATGGATCCTCGGCGATGGCTCTTTATTGTTCATTTAGTAATATTAAgtacaaatcttaaataaataaattttatataaaccctttataaaaaagtaaattttattaacaaagAATAgctttttttaacactttttttgtagatagaatttatttttttataaaaatttatatgagatttGTCTATTTTAAACTTATCTATTTTAGGTGAGATCTACTcgttagtattaatattttcccCTTAACCTACTTTTTTCATTAATTCCTATGATAGACTGTCCGGAAGAAAgataattatttcatataaaagtttCTAATGCATGTCTACTTGGAGATTATCTCATTATCGAttctacaaattaattaaaaaagttttatttttaaactgaTGTGTAGCATACagttaataaaatacttatataatataatttaatttgtaatataaattttaaaatttaaatcttacaaattaaattttactatttaagtgaTTTAATTGAAGTACTCAGTACTAGcttagaataaaataactcatcaATTATTACAAATCTATAAATTTTAGGttgcatttgaatgttgaactgagttgagataataaaatattattagaatattattttttaatattattattattttaaaatttaaaaaatttaaaaaaattaaattatattttatattttatgttaaaatttaaaataattataatagtgaattgaaatgaattgaaattaccAAATATTCCAAATCCAAACTCACCTTTGGTATCCTCTTCCGACTTTGGAACGCTGCCTACAGTGATTACACGTGTCCAAGGAATTGGTTAGGAGTTAGGacaaataatctaatatatccTCATAACACACGTCGGACCCATTACGATCCATTTAATTTAGGACTTTACAAGCCTGTAGGAGAAAACCCCAAATTGGCCAACCTAGACGTTCTAATTGTTGgaactatttttaaaataattatatattatatttattatatattgataaattttgaaatttatttatcttaaaagttatgaattattttttaacgtGAGTGTTAGGAACTAAATTGACTAGGTTAAACC
This genomic interval from Juglans microcarpa x Juglans regia isolate MS1-56 chromosome 4D, Jm3101_v1.0, whole genome shotgun sequence contains the following:
- the LOC121260972 gene encoding hexose carrier protein HEX6, which encodes MVTSKIEININNACCPLPVNEDCFCFFTSLSITESLVRAVSLEKAMAVGLAIVGEGSQYNGRITRFVVLSCMMAAMGGVLFGYDIGISGGVTSMESFLKKFFPEVYTKMKKDTKISNYCKYDSQLLTSFTSSLYVAGLVTTFFASSVTRALGRMPSIFAGGAAFLAGAALGGAAFNVYMLILGRVLLGVGVGFANQAVPLYLSEMSPPKYRGAINNGFQFSIGIGALSANIINFGTEKIKAGWGWRISLAMAAVPASILTLGALFLPETPNSLIQRSSDHHKAKQMLQRVRGTNDVQVELDDLIKASSISKTIEHPFKKILERKYRPQLVMAIAIPFFQQVTGINVIAFYAPILFRTIGLGESASLLSAIMTGIVGTGSTFISMLIVDKLGRRALFIIGGIQMFISQIMVGGIMAAQLGDQGGIGKGYSYLVLILIGVYVAGFGWSWGPLGWLVPSEIFPLEIRSAGQSITVAVSFIFTFVVAQTFLAMLCHFKAGIFFFFGGWVVVMTAFVYFLLPETKNMPIEQMDRVWREHWFWKRIVEK